A single window of Methylomarinum sp. Ch1-1 DNA harbors:
- a CDS encoding agmatine deiminase family protein, translating to MIRFPAEWEPQSAVIIAWPHPDGDFVNLQAVENSYRFIAETISRFQPLLIVCKDLRHRQHINSLLSDAEAISFIQADYNDIWLRDTVFLTIEDQGQARLLNFRFNGWGNKYEHGADNALNRNLLKHAIFQGLPTSDIDFVLEGGSLESDGQGTLLTTANCLLNPNRNPGMDQQAISRQLEKTLGAERILWLQQSNLAGDDTDAHIDTLARFCSADTIAYSACEDSADPHYASLKQMETQLRSFRTCAGEPYQLAPLPLPQAIYDDDGQRLPGNYANFLIINGAVMAPVYDDPMDDVALARLTECFPEHDIIATPCRPLIHQYGSLHCMTMQFPAIVDLKL from the coding sequence ATGATCCGTTTTCCAGCAGAATGGGAACCTCAATCCGCCGTCATCATCGCCTGGCCGCATCCCGACGGCGATTTTGTCAATTTGCAGGCCGTCGAAAACAGTTACCGTTTCATCGCCGAAACGATCAGCCGTTTTCAACCGCTGCTGATCGTCTGCAAAGATCTTCGGCACCGACAACATATCAATTCTTTACTGTCCGACGCCGAAGCCATCTCCTTCATTCAGGCCGACTATAACGACATCTGGCTGCGCGATACCGTTTTTTTAACGATAGAAGATCAAGGCCAAGCCAGACTGTTGAATTTCCGCTTCAACGGCTGGGGCAACAAATACGAACATGGCGCCGACAACGCGCTAAACCGAAATCTGCTGAAACACGCCATTTTCCAAGGCCTGCCCACCAGCGACATCGACTTTGTCCTGGAAGGCGGCAGCCTGGAATCCGACGGCCAAGGAACCTTACTGACGACGGCTAATTGCCTGCTCAACCCCAACCGAAACCCCGGCATGGACCAGCAAGCCATTTCCCGGCAACTGGAAAAAACACTAGGCGCCGAACGCATTTTGTGGCTGCAACAAAGCAACCTGGCCGGCGACGACACCGACGCCCATATCGATACCCTGGCGCGTTTCTGCAGCGCGGACACCATCGCCTATAGCGCCTGCGAAGATAGCGCAGATCCGCATTACGCCAGCCTGAAGCAAATGGAAACCCAATTACGGTCGTTCAGAACATGCGCGGGCGAACCTTACCAACTGGCCCCCCTGCCACTGCCGCAAGCCATTTATGACGACGACGGACAACGTCTGCCCGGCAATTACGCCAACTTCCTGATCATCAACGGCGCCGTGATGGCGCCTGTCTATGATGATCCCATGGACGACGTGGCCTTAGCTAGGTTGACCGAATGCTTTCCCGAGCATGACATCATTGCCACCCCCTGTCGCCCCTTGATTCATCAATACGGAAGCCTGCATTGCATGACCATGCAGTTTCCCGCTATCGTGGATTTAAAACTATGA
- a CDS encoding carbon-nitrogen hydrolase, with product MSTLLTVSAVQQPCGLDQESNLNYSIQQIEQAAAKKADLVVLPELHLGPYFCQTEDTEVFKQAQSIPGPATEILSEVAKKNNIVIVSTIFERRAPGLYHNTAVVFDKDGSIAGKYRKMHIPDDPGYYEKFYFTPGDLGFKPINTSIGKLGVLICWDQWYPEAARLMALSGAEILIYPTAIGWDRNDSDDEKERQKNAWITVQRGHAVANGLPLISCNRIGFEPAPDPDNNGGIEFWGNSFIAGPQGEILTHAGSHDDTLLIYQLDTERSTQVRNIWPFLRDRRIDEFTDLSRRFID from the coding sequence ATGAGCACCCTTCTAACCGTCAGCGCGGTTCAGCAGCCTTGCGGGCTGGACCAGGAATCCAATCTAAACTATTCGATACAGCAAATCGAACAGGCCGCCGCAAAAAAAGCCGACCTCGTCGTGTTGCCGGAACTACATCTCGGCCCCTATTTTTGTCAAACCGAGGACACCGAGGTATTCAAGCAGGCGCAAAGCATTCCCGGTCCGGCGACAGAGATATTAAGCGAGGTCGCCAAAAAAAACAATATCGTCATAGTTTCGACGATATTTGAACGCCGCGCCCCCGGGCTTTATCACAATACCGCCGTGGTATTCGATAAAGACGGCAGTATCGCCGGTAAATATCGGAAAATGCATATACCGGACGACCCCGGCTATTATGAAAAGTTTTACTTTACGCCGGGCGATTTGGGATTTAAACCGATTAATACGTCAATCGGCAAATTAGGGGTATTGATCTGCTGGGATCAATGGTATCCGGAAGCGGCCCGTTTAATGGCGCTGTCCGGCGCCGAGATATTAATTTACCCGACCGCGATTGGTTGGGACCGCAACGATAGCGATGATGAAAAAGAACGGCAGAAAAACGCCTGGATTACCGTGCAGCGCGGCCATGCCGTCGCCAACGGTTTACCGCTGATATCTTGTAACAGAATCGGTTTCGAACCGGCGCCGGATCCGGATAATAATGGCGGAATTGAATTCTGGGGGAATAGTTTTATTGCCGGCCCTCAGGGAGAAATACTGACGCACGCCGGTTCTCACGATGATACCTTATTAATTTATCAACTCGACACAGAAAGAAGCACCCAGGTCAGAAATATCTGGCCTTTTCTGAGAGATCGTAGAATCGATGAATTTACCGATTTAAGCCGGCGTTTTATCGATTAA
- a CDS encoding H-NS histone family protein, which produces MTEYEELSETELQKVIQNAEKALKEKQASKRKEVIAKINELAASIGVTVDIREEKEKPARKGKKVAPKYRNPNDPSQTWTGRGVAPKWMQALLNSGRDKSEFLI; this is translated from the coding sequence ATGACCGAGTATGAGGAGCTTTCTGAAACTGAGTTGCAAAAAGTTATTCAAAATGCCGAGAAAGCGTTAAAAGAAAAACAGGCCAGTAAGCGGAAAGAAGTCATAGCCAAAATCAATGAGCTGGCTGCTTCAATCGGTGTTACTGTGGATATTCGCGAGGAAAAGGAAAAACCAGCCCGTAAAGGCAAGAAGGTGGCGCCTAAGTACCGAAATCCGAATGATCCGTCACAAACATGGACCGGCAGAGGTGTTGCGCCTAAATGGATGCAGGCCCTGTTAAACTCAGGAAGAGATAAGTCTGAGTTTTTAATTTAA
- a CDS encoding DUF2914 domain-containing protein, which produces MTKNKVVVKINYDKTEDDKAVMQPKMITEWHVGRIVGAIVFLLVILVGGGYLLLAPEQAEQNQFEQDKPIKPVSTAKSAAKKSPLIEAPPEKKERSAPVKDIRHVDEEKDEIADVDNKTVKAIVKSSIYDSRVSRALLTDTLINKEPGGKISQSIVADKNKAVAVIYFTEINNMKGESLFHQWFRNDKLIFKRKIKILGNRWRASTSKLITFSQKGKWLVKLVDSKGHIFSEIKFEVI; this is translated from the coding sequence ATGACAAAAAATAAAGTTGTTGTAAAGATTAATTACGATAAAACCGAGGACGACAAGGCGGTGATGCAGCCTAAAATGATCACCGAATGGCATGTCGGCAGAATTGTCGGCGCCATTGTTTTTTTACTGGTGATTTTAGTCGGGGGAGGGTACTTATTATTAGCGCCGGAGCAGGCTGAACAGAATCAATTTGAACAAGATAAGCCGATCAAGCCCGTTTCCACAGCAAAGTCGGCGGCGAAAAAGTCGCCGCTTATTGAGGCGCCTCCGGAGAAGAAAGAGCGTAGTGCACCGGTCAAAGATATTCGCCATGTTGATGAAGAAAAAGACGAGATTGCGGACGTTGATAATAAAACGGTTAAAGCGATTGTTAAGTCCTCTATATATGATTCGCGTGTTTCGCGGGCATTACTGACGGATACTTTAATTAATAAAGAGCCTGGCGGTAAAATATCTCAATCTATTGTGGCCGATAAAAATAAGGCGGTTGCCGTTATTTATTTCACTGAAATAAATAACATGAAAGGTGAGTCGTTATTTCATCAGTGGTTTCGCAATGATAAATTGATATTCAAAAGGAAAATAAAAATTTTGGGTAACCGCTGGCGGGCATCGACTAGCAAACTGATAACTTTTTCACAAAAAGGAAAATGGCTTGTTAAACTAGTCGATTCAAAGGGCCATATATTTAGCGAAATTAAATTTGAAGTTATTTAA
- a CDS encoding 2-oxoglutarate dehydrogenase E1 component produces MSNLLKLFRDSSALYGNNAVYIEDLYEQYLENPDSVPESWREKFSKIQDKSKVDIPHSPIVERFEQLAISSPGRLAKLQGFTEESVKKQSAVARLINHYRVRGHQIAANNPLNKDIQIPSDLEPAYYGLAEPDMDTLFDAGTLYGVDRLPLREIIKTLKEIYCGSIGAEYMHIVDTESKRWIKNKLESSKPGLADNPEKQQWLLKQLTSAEGIEKHLHRKYVGQKRFSLEGGESLIPILDELIQRSGENNAKEVVIGMAHRGRLNVLVNILGKSPAALFGEFEGTHVSSPGVLTGDVKYHLGFSSNIATPGGPIHITLAFNPSHLEIINPVVEGSVKARQDRRGKGSIDTVIPVLIHGDAAFAGQGIVMETLNMSETRAFSTGGTVHIVINNQIGFTTSHPFDARSTLYCTDVANMIQAPVFHVNGDDPEAVLYVTQMALDYRMQFHKDVVIDLICYRRLGHNEADEPSTTQPMMYKQIKHHSSTRQLYAQKLIEAGIISEQDAQAMETDYQQKLDQQQVVSRPILGSEMYSYSQQWDIFLHSDWDSPADTRVALERIRYCNDKMQCLPAGFEMHPRVAKVMENRNKMAAGALPLDWGFAENLAYATLLLENHEVRLTGQDVGRGTFSHRHAILHNQINGESYIPLQHLDKNQARAQIFDSLLSEAGVLGFEYGYSSTEPNKLVVWEAQFGDFANGAQVVIDQFISSGETKWGRLSGLVMLLPHGFEGQGPEHSSARLERFLQLCADHNIQVCYPTTPAQIFHLLRRQLIRQYRKPLIVMSPKSLLRHKLAVSTLEDLTNGRFLTVIGEQDDIKPAEVSRLILCAGKIYYDLLEVRRQDELKHIAIVRIEQLYPFPDKLFRKELKKYPNLESIVWCQEEPKNQGAWYQSKHHFYNNLEKDITITYAGRAPSAAPAVGNFRTHIKEQRAVVHAALYGQNKGKQ; encoded by the coding sequence ATGAGCAACCTTCTTAAACTGTTTCGAGATTCTTCCGCGTTGTACGGCAACAATGCCGTCTATATCGAAGATTTGTACGAGCAATATCTGGAAAACCCCGACTCGGTTCCGGAAAGCTGGCGAGAGAAATTCAGCAAGATTCAAGACAAAAGCAAGGTCGACATTCCCCATAGCCCGATTGTCGAACGCTTTGAGCAATTAGCCATCAGCTCTCCCGGAAGACTGGCCAAGTTACAAGGCTTCACCGAAGAAAGCGTCAAGAAACAATCGGCCGTCGCCCGCCTGATCAACCATTACCGGGTCAGGGGCCATCAGATCGCGGCGAACAATCCGCTGAATAAAGACATTCAGATTCCGTCCGATCTGGAGCCGGCCTATTACGGCTTAGCGGAACCCGATATGGACACGCTGTTTGACGCCGGCACCCTATATGGGGTTGACCGCCTGCCGCTACGGGAAATTATTAAAACGCTTAAAGAAATTTATTGCGGCAGTATCGGCGCCGAATACATGCATATCGTCGATACCGAATCGAAGCGCTGGATTAAAAACAAGCTGGAAAGCAGCAAGCCGGGATTGGCCGACAATCCCGAGAAACAACAATGGCTGCTGAAACAGCTCACATCGGCGGAAGGCATCGAAAAGCACCTGCATCGTAAATATGTCGGGCAGAAACGTTTTTCCCTGGAAGGCGGGGAAAGCCTGATCCCGATATTGGACGAATTGATTCAACGTTCCGGCGAAAACAATGCCAAGGAAGTCGTGATAGGCATGGCCCATCGCGGCCGCCTCAATGTGTTGGTCAACATCCTGGGCAAGAGTCCGGCCGCTTTATTCGGGGAATTCGAAGGCACCCATGTGTCCTCGCCCGGCGTTTTGACCGGCGACGTCAAGTATCATCTGGGTTTTTCCTCCAATATCGCCACGCCGGGCGGACCGATACATATCACCTTGGCCTTCAATCCGTCCCATTTGGAAATCATTAACCCGGTGGTTGAAGGCTCGGTCAAGGCTCGACAGGACCGGCGCGGCAAAGGCAGTATCGATACCGTGATACCGGTGCTGATCCACGGTGACGCCGCCTTCGCCGGCCAGGGCATCGTCATGGAAACCCTGAACATGTCGGAAACCCGAGCCTTTTCCACCGGCGGCACGGTGCATATCGTCATCAACAACCAGATTGGCTTCACTACCAGCCATCCGTTCGACGCCCGATCCACCCTCTATTGCACCGATGTCGCCAACATGATTCAGGCGCCTGTCTTTCATGTGAACGGCGATGATCCGGAGGCGGTGTTATATGTCACCCAAATGGCATTGGATTATCGCATGCAGTTTCACAAGGACGTCGTCATCGACCTGATCTGTTACCGCCGACTGGGCCATAACGAAGCCGACGAACCGTCGACGACTCAACCGATGATGTACAAACAAATCAAACATCATTCCAGCACACGCCAACTCTATGCGCAAAAACTGATTGAGGCGGGCATCATCAGCGAACAAGACGCCCAAGCGATGGAAACCGATTATCAACAAAAGCTGGACCAACAGCAAGTCGTTTCCAGACCGATTCTGGGCAGTGAAATGTATTCATATTCGCAACAATGGGATATTTTTCTGCACAGCGATTGGGACAGTCCCGCCGATACTCGAGTGGCCTTGGAGCGTATCCGTTATTGCAACGATAAGATGCAATGCTTGCCCGCCGGCTTCGAAATGCACCCCCGGGTTGCCAAGGTCATGGAAAACCGTAATAAAATGGCGGCCGGCGCCCTGCCCCTGGACTGGGGCTTCGCCGAAAACTTGGCCTACGCCACCTTGTTACTGGAAAACCACGAAGTCCGCCTGACCGGACAGGATGTCGGGCGCGGCACGTTTTCCCATCGTCACGCCATCCTGCACAATCAAATCAATGGCGAATCCTATATCCCCCTTCAGCATCTGGACAAAAACCAAGCCCGGGCGCAAATCTTCGATTCTTTACTCTCGGAAGCCGGCGTACTCGGTTTCGAATATGGCTACAGCTCGACGGAGCCGAATAAGCTGGTGGTCTGGGAAGCGCAGTTCGGCGACTTCGCCAACGGTGCGCAAGTCGTCATCGATCAGTTCATCAGCTCCGGCGAAACCAAATGGGGCCGCTTGAGCGGCCTGGTCATGTTGCTGCCGCATGGTTTTGAGGGCCAAGGGCCCGAGCATTCATCGGCCCGTCTAGAGCGTTTCCTGCAACTGTGCGCAGACCATAACATTCAGGTCTGTTATCCGACCACGCCGGCGCAGATCTTCCACCTGCTCAGACGACAGCTGATCAGACAATACCGCAAACCGTTGATCGTCATGAGCCCGAAAAGCCTGCTGCGGCATAAATTGGCCGTCTCCACGCTGGAAGACTTGACCAATGGCCGCTTCCTAACGGTCATTGGAGAGCAGGACGACATCAAGCCGGCCGAAGTCAGCCGCTTGATCTTATGCGCCGGAAAAATTTATTATGACTTGCTGGAAGTGCGGCGTCAGGATGAGCTGAAACATATCGCCATCGTCCGTATCGAACAGCTATACCCTTTTCCCGATAAACTTTTCAGAAAAGAATTGAAAAAATATCCGAATCTCGAATCGATCGTCTGGTGTCAGGAAGAGCCGAAAAACCAGGGAGCCTGGTATCAAAGCAAACATCACTTCTACAATAACCTGGAAAAAGACATCACCATTACCTATGCAGGGAGGGCCCCGTCGGCGGCGCCCGCGGTCGGCAACTTCAGAACCCATATCAAAGAACAAAGAGCCGTCGTGCATGCGGCCTTATACGGACAAAACAAAGGTAAACAATAA
- the odhB gene encoding 2-oxoglutarate dehydrogenase complex dihydrolipoyllysine-residue succinyltransferase has product MSFEILVPELPESVSDATLVSWHKQPGDWVDKDDNLVDLETDKVVLEVPAPVSGILSKILKTNGSTVIGGDLLALLEEKEKPEKAPAESMQISETHVDDIPLSPAVRRLIQENQLDPSAILGSGKHGRILKSDVLEYLEKQAGSTEKTKGEEKAKETTKTEQKKSPQPSTAVSSLRPEQRVPMTRLRAKIAERLLQAQQNAAMLTTFNEVNMQAVIDLRHQYKARFEQKHEVKLGFMSFFVKASIEALRRFPAINASIDDNDIIYHGYYDIGIAVTTPRGLIVPVLRDADQLDFAGIEKCIAEYGNKAREGSLSVDDLTGGTFTITNGGIFGSMLSTPILNPPQCAILGMHAIKERPVVEDGEIVIRPIMYLALSYDHRLVDGKEAVQFLGTIKECLEAPAHLLLNI; this is encoded by the coding sequence ATGAGCTTTGAAATTTTGGTGCCGGAACTTCCCGAATCAGTCTCCGATGCAACCCTGGTCAGCTGGCATAAACAACCCGGCGATTGGGTCGACAAAGATGACAATCTGGTTGATTTGGAAACCGACAAGGTCGTGCTCGAAGTTCCGGCGCCGGTGTCCGGCATCTTGAGCAAGATATTAAAAACCAACGGCTCGACGGTGATCGGCGGCGATTTGCTGGCCTTGCTGGAAGAAAAGGAAAAACCGGAAAAAGCGCCCGCCGAAAGCATGCAAATCAGCGAGACCCATGTCGACGACATTCCTCTGAGTCCGGCGGTGCGCCGTCTGATCCAGGAGAATCAACTCGACCCGAGCGCGATACTGGGTTCCGGCAAACATGGCCGCATCCTGAAGAGCGATGTGCTCGAATACTTGGAAAAACAAGCCGGCAGTACTGAAAAAACCAAAGGCGAAGAAAAAGCCAAGGAAACGACAAAAACGGAGCAGAAAAAAAGCCCGCAGCCATCGACTGCCGTCTCCAGCTTGCGTCCGGAACAACGCGTGCCGATGACGCGCTTGCGGGCAAAGATCGCCGAGCGCTTGTTGCAAGCCCAGCAGAATGCCGCCATGCTGACCACCTTCAACGAAGTCAACATGCAGGCCGTCATCGACCTGAGACACCAATACAAAGCGCGCTTCGAACAAAAACACGAGGTCAAACTCGGCTTCATGTCTTTCTTTGTCAAGGCCTCGATCGAGGCGTTGAGGCGTTTTCCGGCGATCAATGCTTCGATTGACGACAACGATATTATTTATCACGGCTATTACGATATCGGCATCGCCGTCACCACGCCTCGCGGCCTGATCGTGCCGGTCCTGCGGGACGCCGACCAGCTGGACTTCGCCGGCATCGAAAAATGCATCGCCGAATATGGCAACAAGGCGCGCGAAGGCTCGCTGAGCGTCGACGATTTGACCGGCGGCACCTTCACGATCACCAATGGCGGTATTTTCGGATCCATGTTGTCCACGCCGATTCTAAACCCGCCGCAATGCGCGATCTTGGGCATGCATGCCATCAAGGAGCGCCCTGTCGTCGAAGACGGCGAAATCGTCATTCGTCCGATTATGTACCTGGCGCTATCCTATGATCATCGCCTCGTCGACGGCAAAGAAGCGGTGCAGTTCCTAGGAACTATCAAGGAATGCCTGGAAGCCCCCGCCCACCTGTTACTAAATATATAG
- the lpdA gene encoding dihydrolipoyl dehydrogenase, translated as MSTAHYDVIVIGAGPAGYVAAIRCAQLGLKTACVDNWRNHNGDARLGGTFINAGCISSMALLESAKIYQLLRGDIKSHGIKFDNLTLDVGKMVERKNQTTAKLSRQIKDIFDHLEIECIHAHGKLLSAKQVEINPLNEQPRYVVEADNIILATGSKPIGLPCAAQHHDLIIDSSQALNLRSVPKKLGIIGAGIIGLELAGIWNKLGAKVVVLEAQESFLTAADQQIAQEAYLICNQQGLDIRLGARVVSTLVKDGRVKLEYQDHEGTHSLQLDKLIVASGRQPNSDNLTAAEVDLLLDENGFVHVDENCSTSLPGVYAIGDLTLLGPMLAHKGLEEGVFVAEQIAEQHNSINYAIIPNVIYTDPEIAWVGQTEQALKAIGENYRVGIFPFKASARAQSLDKPEGMVKIITQADTDIILGVHIIGVRASDLIAEAVLAMEFSASAEDLARTIHAHPTMSETLHEAALALADRALHLPPGY; from the coding sequence ATGTCTACAGCCCATTATGATGTCATAGTTATCGGTGCCGGACCCGCGGGTTACGTGGCCGCGATTCGTTGCGCGCAATTGGGCCTGAAAACCGCTTGCGTGGACAATTGGCGCAACCATAATGGCGACGCCAGACTCGGAGGCACTTTCATTAACGCCGGCTGCATTTCCTCGATGGCCTTATTGGAGTCGGCGAAAATTTATCAATTGCTGCGCGGGGATATCAAATCACACGGCATCAAATTCGATAACTTGACGCTGGACGTCGGCAAGATGGTAGAGCGAAAAAACCAGACCACGGCAAAATTGAGCCGCCAAATCAAGGATATTTTCGATCACCTCGAGATCGAATGCATCCATGCCCATGGCAAATTACTGTCTGCTAAACAGGTCGAAATCAACCCGTTGAACGAGCAGCCGCGTTATGTTGTCGAAGCGGATAACATCATACTGGCGACCGGCTCGAAACCCATAGGACTGCCCTGCGCGGCTCAACACCATGATTTGATCATCGATTCCTCCCAAGCCTTGAATCTGAGATCGGTGCCGAAGAAGCTCGGCATCATCGGCGCCGGCATCATCGGTCTGGAACTGGCCGGCATCTGGAATAAACTGGGCGCCAAGGTAGTGGTGCTGGAAGCGCAGGAATCTTTCTTGACCGCAGCCGACCAGCAAATCGCCCAGGAAGCCTATCTGATTTGCAATCAACAGGGTCTCGATATCCGTCTCGGCGCTAGAGTCGTTTCCACCCTTGTCAAGGATGGCCGCGTCAAACTCGAATACCAGGATCACGAAGGCACACATAGTCTGCAGCTCGATAAACTGATCGTCGCCTCCGGGCGGCAACCCAATTCGGATAACCTGACGGCAGCGGAAGTCGATTTGCTGCTGGACGAAAATGGCTTCGTGCATGTCGATGAAAACTGCAGCACCTCCTTACCCGGAGTCTATGCGATCGGCGACCTGACGCTGCTGGGACCGATGTTGGCGCATAAAGGCCTGGAAGAAGGCGTTTTTGTTGCCGAACAGATTGCCGAACAACACAACTCCATCAATTATGCCATCATCCCCAATGTCATCTATACCGATCCGGAAATCGCCTGGGTCGGACAAACCGAACAGGCCCTAAAAGCCATCGGCGAAAACTACAGGGTCGGCATTTTTCCCTTTAAGGCCTCGGCCCGAGCGCAATCCTTGGATAAACCCGAGGGCATGGTCAAAATTATCACCCAGGCCGATACCGATATTATCTTGGGCGTACACATCATCGGCGTACGCGCCTCCGATCTGATCGCCGAAGCGGTGCTAGCGATGGAGTTTTCCGCCAGCGCCGAAGACCTGGCCAGAACGATACACGCCCACCCGACTATGTCGGAAACCCTGCATGAAGCCGCTTTGGCATTGGCCGACCGCGCCCTGCATTTGCCGCCAGGTTATTAA
- a CDS encoding MBL fold metallo-hydrolase: MSLRYSIIPVTPYQQNCSLLICEQTGKAAVVDPGGELELILQKAAKENVTLESILVTHGHLDHVGGVAELADKLTLPIYGPQAEDAFWIDSLPEQCRSFGFPHCDSFIPDRWLNDGDSVEVGNETLQVLHCPGHTPGHIVFFSPSARLAVVGDVLFNGSIGRTDFPKGDFQTLIASIQHKLWPLGEDVAFIPGHGPMSTFGEEMRTNPFVGNRD; encoded by the coding sequence ATGAGTCTTAGATATTCCATTATTCCAGTCACGCCCTATCAACAAAACTGTTCGCTGCTGATCTGCGAACAAACCGGCAAAGCCGCCGTCGTCGACCCCGGCGGCGAACTTGAACTTATCTTACAAAAGGCGGCCAAGGAAAATGTCACGTTGGAATCCATTCTAGTCACCCATGGCCATCTCGACCATGTCGGCGGCGTTGCCGAACTGGCCGACAAACTAACTCTGCCGATATACGGCCCGCAAGCCGAGGACGCCTTCTGGATAGATTCGCTGCCGGAACAATGCCGTTCCTTCGGCTTTCCGCATTGCGATAGTTTTATCCCGGACCGCTGGCTGAACGATGGCGATAGCGTTGAAGTCGGCAATGAAACGCTGCAGGTTCTGCACTGTCCCGGTCATACCCCCGGCCATATTGTTTTCTTCAGCCCAAGCGCCCGTCTGGCGGTGGTCGGCGACGTCTTATTCAACGGTTCGATAGGCCGCACCGACTTTCCGAAAGGCGATTTCCAAACTCTGATTGCATCGATTCAGCATAAACTCTGGCCGCTGGGTGAGGATGTCGCCTTCATCCCCGGCCATGGACCGATGTCGACCTTCGGCGAGGAAATGCGTACGAACCCTTTCGTCGGCAACCGGGATTAA
- a CDS encoding DbpA RNA binding domain-containing protein has product MQAKVRKEQKFKKRLQKVLESENLQLQRELIQRISAELDLTMLDCAAALVYLSQPNLYQSIGKAAARSDTDLEIPLTAPKNRTVRYRLDIGHKHQVRLDDIKNILVAESGVERKRIGRVDIRHHYTIVELPEGMPADIFQLLAEVEIRQQKLKIKRLRPQRKFRQPRKQEH; this is encoded by the coding sequence ATGCAGGCAAAAGTTAGAAAAGAACAAAAATTTAAAAAACGGCTGCAAAAGGTATTGGAGTCGGAAAACCTGCAACTGCAGCGCGAATTAATCCAGCGGATATCGGCAGAGCTTGATTTGACGATGCTTGATTGCGCTGCGGCGTTAGTTTATTTGAGCCAGCCTAACCTGTATCAATCTATTGGTAAAGCCGCGGCCAGGAGCGATACTGATTTGGAAATACCGTTGACCGCGCCGAAAAACAGAACGGTGCGTTATCGTCTGGATATAGGGCATAAACATCAAGTCAGGCTCGATGATATCAAGAACATTCTGGTGGCGGAATCCGGCGTCGAAAGAAAGCGGATAGGTCGAGTCGATATTCGACATCATTACACCATTGTCGAATTGCCGGAAGGCATGCCGGCCGATATTTTTCAATTATTGGCCGAGGTGGAAATAAGACAGCAAAAGCTGAAAATCAAACGACTGAGACCGCAGCGCAAGTTCCGTCAGCCTCGCAAGCAAGAGCATTGA